From the Montipora capricornis isolate CH-2021 chromosome 2, ASM3666992v2, whole genome shotgun sequence genome, one window contains:
- the LOC138038401 gene encoding leucine-rich repeat-containing protein 28-like isoform X2: MCSSVYDEILEARSQGHTNLYLNYRQLSELPKELLELSKIQRLYLKRNVLKKLPADIGRLSSLVELYLHSNNLNKLPDGIGNLRFLEKLDVCNNLLKKLPPAIEMENLTNLRDLNVMNNMLEWLPWQLCHCKSLKILSFDGNYIEKIPHQLIQHQGLVEISASRNKLRSIPQDVDKLLSLESFILDHNTELHVLPATILRMEHLTVLGLSISPSALLHRQEKDACELQEVLSLTYTLDKTTNSIPPLIELCFRAIYPLVKSLSDQSLSILHLPSHMAKLLTTPTGHCFVCDSPYFTAAFHLKESADTALRIVQPNSTNLLRVRDTRWLFYFCCCSKICLDQVCSRRDSPD; this comes from the exons ATGTGCTCTTCCGTGTATGATGAGATCTTGGAAGCTCGATCTCAGGGTCACACAAACCTTTACTTAAATTATCGACAACTGAGTGAGTTACCAAAAGAACTTTTGGAGTTGTCAAAGATACAGAGGCTGTATTTGAAGCGAAATGTCCTAAAGAAATTG cCAGCAGATATTGGGAGACTTTCAAGTCTAGTTGAGCT GTACTTACACTCCAATAACCTCAACAAGTTACCAGACG GTATCGGAAATCTTCGTTTTCTTGAAAAGCTTGATGTTTGCAACAACCTTCTAAAGAAACTACCTCCTGCCATTG AAATGGAAAATCTGACCAATCTGAGGGATCTTAATGTCATGAATAACATGCTTGAATGGTTACCTTGGCAACTTTGTCACTGCAAATCTCTTAAGATTCTCTCGTTTGATGGTAATTACATTGAGAAGATTCCTCATCAGTTAATACAGCATCAAGGACTGGTTGAAATTTCTGCAAGTAGAAATAAACTAAGATCCATACCTCAAG ATGTGGATAAACTTTTGTCTCTTGAATCATTCATACTTGATCACAACACTGAACTTCATGTTTTGCCAGCAACGATTCTAAGAATGGAGCATTTGACAGTTCTTGGTTTAAGCATCAG CCCCAGTGCATTGCTTCACAGGCAAGAAAAAGATGCATGTG AATTACAGGAAGTTCTAAGTTTGACATATACTCTTGACAAAACAACCAATAGCATTCCCCCTCTGATAGAATTGTGCTTCAGAGCAATCTACCCTCTAG TCAAGTCACTCTCTGACCAGAGCCTGTCGATTCTTCATCTTCCCAGTCACATGGCCAAGCTCCTCACCACACCCACTGGGCACTGTTTTGTATGCGACAGTCCTTACTTCACAGCGGCGTTCCATCTGAAAGAAAGCGCTGACACAGCATTGCGAATCGTCCAACCAAATTCGACCAACCTACTGAGAGTGCGCGATACACGatggttgttttatttttgttgttgctcCAAGATCTGCTTAGATCAAGTGTGTAGCAGGCGCGATTCGCCTGACTAA
- the LOC138038401 gene encoding leucine-rich repeat-containing protein 28-like isoform X1, protein MCSSVYDEILEARSQGHTNLYLNYRQLSELPKELLELSKIQRLYLKRNVLKKLPADIGRLSSLVELYLHSNNLNKLPDGIGNLRFLEKLDVCNNLLKKLPPAIGNLHSLVSLHVANNELVFLPKEMENLTNLRDLNVMNNMLEWLPWQLCHCKSLKILSFDGNYIEKIPHQLIQHQGLVEISASRNKLRSIPQDVDKLLSLESFILDHNTELHVLPATILRMEHLTVLGLSISPSALLHRQEKDACELQEVLSLTYTLDKTTNSIPPLIELCFRAIYPLVKSLSDQSLSILHLPSHMAKLLTTPTGHCFVCDSPYFTAAFHLKESADTALRIVQPNSTNLLRVRDTRWLFYFCCCSKICLDQVCSRRDSPD, encoded by the exons ATGTGCTCTTCCGTGTATGATGAGATCTTGGAAGCTCGATCTCAGGGTCACACAAACCTTTACTTAAATTATCGACAACTGAGTGAGTTACCAAAAGAACTTTTGGAGTTGTCAAAGATACAGAGGCTGTATTTGAAGCGAAATGTCCTAAAGAAATTG cCAGCAGATATTGGGAGACTTTCAAGTCTAGTTGAGCT GTACTTACACTCCAATAACCTCAACAAGTTACCAGACG GTATCGGAAATCTTCGTTTTCTTGAAAAGCTTGATGTTTGCAACAACCTTCTAAAGAAACTACCTCCTGCCATTGGTAATCTGCACTCACTTGTTTCATTGCATGTGGCCAACAATGAGTTGGTATTTTTGCCCAAAG AAATGGAAAATCTGACCAATCTGAGGGATCTTAATGTCATGAATAACATGCTTGAATGGTTACCTTGGCAACTTTGTCACTGCAAATCTCTTAAGATTCTCTCGTTTGATGGTAATTACATTGAGAAGATTCCTCATCAGTTAATACAGCATCAAGGACTGGTTGAAATTTCTGCAAGTAGAAATAAACTAAGATCCATACCTCAAG ATGTGGATAAACTTTTGTCTCTTGAATCATTCATACTTGATCACAACACTGAACTTCATGTTTTGCCAGCAACGATTCTAAGAATGGAGCATTTGACAGTTCTTGGTTTAAGCATCAG CCCCAGTGCATTGCTTCACAGGCAAGAAAAAGATGCATGTG AATTACAGGAAGTTCTAAGTTTGACATATACTCTTGACAAAACAACCAATAGCATTCCCCCTCTGATAGAATTGTGCTTCAGAGCAATCTACCCTCTAG TCAAGTCACTCTCTGACCAGAGCCTGTCGATTCTTCATCTTCCCAGTCACATGGCCAAGCTCCTCACCACACCCACTGGGCACTGTTTTGTATGCGACAGTCCTTACTTCACAGCGGCGTTCCATCTGAAAGAAAGCGCTGACACAGCATTGCGAATCGTCCAACCAAATTCGACCAACCTACTGAGAGTGCGCGATACACGatggttgttttatttttgttgttgctcCAAGATCTGCTTAGATCAAGTGTGTAGCAGGCGCGATTCGCCTGACTAA
- the LOC138038401 gene encoding leucine-rich repeat-containing protein 28-like isoform X4 gives MCSSVYDEILEARSQGHTNLYLNYRQLSELPKELLELSKIQRLYLKRNVLKKLPADIGRLSSLVELYLHSNNLNKLPDGIGNLRFLEKLDVCNNLLKKLPPAIEMENLTNLRDLNVMNNMLEWLPWQLCHCKSLKILSFDGNYIEKIPHQLIQHQGLVEISASRNKLRSIPQDVDKLLSLESFILDHNTELHVLPATILRMEHLTVLGLSISPSALLHRQEKDACVKSLSDQSLSILHLPSHMAKLLTTPTGHCFVCDSPYFTAAFHLKESADTALRIVQPNSTNLLRVRDTRWLFYFCCCSKICLDQVCSRRDSPD, from the exons ATGTGCTCTTCCGTGTATGATGAGATCTTGGAAGCTCGATCTCAGGGTCACACAAACCTTTACTTAAATTATCGACAACTGAGTGAGTTACCAAAAGAACTTTTGGAGTTGTCAAAGATACAGAGGCTGTATTTGAAGCGAAATGTCCTAAAGAAATTG cCAGCAGATATTGGGAGACTTTCAAGTCTAGTTGAGCT GTACTTACACTCCAATAACCTCAACAAGTTACCAGACG GTATCGGAAATCTTCGTTTTCTTGAAAAGCTTGATGTTTGCAACAACCTTCTAAAGAAACTACCTCCTGCCATTG AAATGGAAAATCTGACCAATCTGAGGGATCTTAATGTCATGAATAACATGCTTGAATGGTTACCTTGGCAACTTTGTCACTGCAAATCTCTTAAGATTCTCTCGTTTGATGGTAATTACATTGAGAAGATTCCTCATCAGTTAATACAGCATCAAGGACTGGTTGAAATTTCTGCAAGTAGAAATAAACTAAGATCCATACCTCAAG ATGTGGATAAACTTTTGTCTCTTGAATCATTCATACTTGATCACAACACTGAACTTCATGTTTTGCCAGCAACGATTCTAAGAATGGAGCATTTGACAGTTCTTGGTTTAAGCATCAG CCCCAGTGCATTGCTTCACAGGCAAGAAAAAGATGCATGTG TCAAGTCACTCTCTGACCAGAGCCTGTCGATTCTTCATCTTCCCAGTCACATGGCCAAGCTCCTCACCACACCCACTGGGCACTGTTTTGTATGCGACAGTCCTTACTTCACAGCGGCGTTCCATCTGAAAGAAAGCGCTGACACAGCATTGCGAATCGTCCAACCAAATTCGACCAACCTACTGAGAGTGCGCGATACACGatggttgttttatttttgttgttgctcCAAGATCTGCTTAGATCAAGTGTGTAGCAGGCGCGATTCGCCTGACTAA
- the LOC138038401 gene encoding leucine-rich repeat-containing protein 28-like isoform X3, with translation MCSSVYDEILEARSQGHTNLYLNYRQLSELPKELLELSKIQRLYLKRNVLKKLPADIGRLSSLVELYLHSNNLNKLPDGIGNLRFLEKLDVCNNLLKKLPPAIGNLHSLVSLHVANNELVFLPKEMENLTNLRDLNVMNNMLEWLPWQLCHCKSLKILSFDGNYIEKIPHQLIQHQGLVEISASRNKLRSIPQDVDKLLSLESFILDHNTELHVLPATILRMEHLTVLGLSISPSALLHRQEKDACVKSLSDQSLSILHLPSHMAKLLTTPTGHCFVCDSPYFTAAFHLKESADTALRIVQPNSTNLLRVRDTRWLFYFCCCSKICLDQVCSRRDSPD, from the exons ATGTGCTCTTCCGTGTATGATGAGATCTTGGAAGCTCGATCTCAGGGTCACACAAACCTTTACTTAAATTATCGACAACTGAGTGAGTTACCAAAAGAACTTTTGGAGTTGTCAAAGATACAGAGGCTGTATTTGAAGCGAAATGTCCTAAAGAAATTG cCAGCAGATATTGGGAGACTTTCAAGTCTAGTTGAGCT GTACTTACACTCCAATAACCTCAACAAGTTACCAGACG GTATCGGAAATCTTCGTTTTCTTGAAAAGCTTGATGTTTGCAACAACCTTCTAAAGAAACTACCTCCTGCCATTGGTAATCTGCACTCACTTGTTTCATTGCATGTGGCCAACAATGAGTTGGTATTTTTGCCCAAAG AAATGGAAAATCTGACCAATCTGAGGGATCTTAATGTCATGAATAACATGCTTGAATGGTTACCTTGGCAACTTTGTCACTGCAAATCTCTTAAGATTCTCTCGTTTGATGGTAATTACATTGAGAAGATTCCTCATCAGTTAATACAGCATCAAGGACTGGTTGAAATTTCTGCAAGTAGAAATAAACTAAGATCCATACCTCAAG ATGTGGATAAACTTTTGTCTCTTGAATCATTCATACTTGATCACAACACTGAACTTCATGTTTTGCCAGCAACGATTCTAAGAATGGAGCATTTGACAGTTCTTGGTTTAAGCATCAG CCCCAGTGCATTGCTTCACAGGCAAGAAAAAGATGCATGTG TCAAGTCACTCTCTGACCAGAGCCTGTCGATTCTTCATCTTCCCAGTCACATGGCCAAGCTCCTCACCACACCCACTGGGCACTGTTTTGTATGCGACAGTCCTTACTTCACAGCGGCGTTCCATCTGAAAGAAAGCGCTGACACAGCATTGCGAATCGTCCAACCAAATTCGACCAACCTACTGAGAGTGCGCGATACACGatggttgttttatttttgttgttgctcCAAGATCTGCTTAGATCAAGTGTGTAGCAGGCGCGATTCGCCTGACTAA
- the LOC138038399 gene encoding elongator complex protein 1-like, with protein MRNLELLRSFPLLELPGVNAPFCLTVDSECGVVYAVNAFGITAFQPSSQEVISSVSLVSEGYLPDNGTGYVVGIQYLSDLESVCVATGKGDVIIWNTITRQLECVGSVDSGLRCMAWSPDQERAVFVTGEETLLMMTREFDPICEFSYHSEEYGEEKPITVGWGKRETQFHGSVGKPTAASLQQVTARPAAEWDDKMPRISWRGDGQFFVVSAVHPKTGARTLRVWNREGILCSTSETVDGLEQALFWKPSGSLIASSQRKPHRHEIIFFERNGLRHGEFILPFKKMEVKVMEVAWNIDSTVLAVWEEELPSEESSQDFIPNSYVQLWSVNNYHWYLKQQIEFPASLKERVACFEWDPEAPLTLHIMTTGGHYHYYSWCWNTVHSEGACEENISTVAVIDGAKILLTPMKHMVVPPPMSAHFVELSSTAVMVSFDPAPSCNNMAVLLSNGTVALFKSLGKNGVKEEFKPPGKAPELVGTYSLDTADHPSVWRGPLCWRQLIWWRDNTLITVGYDKMTRTDVLCELEIKTEKDNNRIKIRHKTVTEESVLHLCVSPYTGSVFVQLQSGTLLRYISDENQASVLPWENSFGEEVTFLQPCQTMKIALVGNEEVALGLTEHSRLYVNRKEVSSNCTSFAVHDEFVLLTTHAHTLRCISLLPDTRGLPVLLEDKSHPLDENIRRVERGSRIVVAVTQDTKVVLQMPRGNLETIHPRSLVLSYLQKCLDGLNYRDAFIAMRRHRINLNLIHDHNSKLFLDNLESFISQVDSVNFINLFLSDLKEEDVTTTMYADYYSRTGKADVSASGSNKVDLVCDAIRTKLETAGHNKYLLSILTTYVRKTDPALEQVLTIIKDLKASNPVIANDTECVTSEEALKYVLLLVDVNQMYDIALGMYDFELVLMVAEKSQKDPKEYLPFLNNLRKMETNFQRYSIDKYLRRYSKAIKHLSLCGDEHFEELVSLVKEHCLFKEALKLYQKSTQQHKELSIAYGEYLVENNKHEEAGIVFSCCGAHEHALASFQKSGNWRQVFCMTSLLCYTDEQVISLARSVAGQLQGHKWCLEASRVLEEYAKDPEEAIAVLVDGMHWEEALRLMYKHDRTDVIETHLREALDEAYHRHISSIEEQEELFEKYTKRLQVVRETKERQSIEFQEGGLARDDTDLFSDTSSVGDTSEYVTSASSRGTRSTGRSSKNRRKAASKMYSLKEGSRFEDLALMKALSDIIQTLHKSTEDVSSLLKMMVLFHNEEQAANLQTNFDKLLTLVEKSTGIIWPSEDTSGYQDQASQATGPGATVNSIIAAMRSGEHCAASMKRQDAPERPPPPSVKISAGWKLDQLQ; from the exons ATGCGGAATCTTGAACTTCTGCGGAGTTTTCCGTTGCTAGAGCTACCTGGAGTAAATGCACCATTCTGTTTAACAGTCGATTCTGAATGTGGTGTTGTATACGCTGTCAATGCTTTTGGAATAACTGCCTTTCAACCATCCAGTCAAGAG GTCATTAGCTCTGTCTCTCTTGTGTCTGAAGGATACCTGCCTGACAATGGCACTGGTTATGTGGTCGGAATACAGTATTTATCAGACTTGGAATCTGTATGTGTAGCTACTGGTAAAGGAGATGTGATTATTTGGAATACAATCACAAGACAG CTTGAATGTGTTGGCAGTGTGGATAGTGGATTAAGATGTATGGCTTGGAGCCCAGACCAGGAACGTGCTGTTTTTGTGACAG GAGAGGAAACACTTTTAATGATGACAAGAGAATTTGATCCAATTTGTGAGTTTTCCTATCACTCGGAGGAATATGGAGAAG AGAAGCCAATTACTGTTGGGTGGGGCAAAAGGGAGACGCAGTTCCATGGTTCAGTGGGAAAACCAACAGCTGCTAGTTTGCAACAAGTG ACTGCCAGGCCTGCGGCAGAGTGGGATGACAAGATGCCAAGAATAAGCTGGCGTGGAGACGGACAATTCTTTGTTGTTAGTGCAGTTCATCCAAAAACAG GTGCAAGAACATTACGAGTGTGGAACCGAGAGGGAATTCTCTGCTCAACCAGTGAAACTGTTGATGGTCTGGAGCAAGCATTGTTCTGGAA ACCATCAGGTAGCTTGATTGCTTCCTCTCAACGAAAACCTCACCGACATGAGATAATATTCTTTGAAAGAAATGGCCTCAGACATGGAGAATTTATACTGCCATTCAAGAAGATGGAAGTGAAG GTTATGGAAGTGGCTTGGAATATTGATTCAACTGTTTTAGCGGTGTGGGAAGAGGAGTTGCCATCAGAAGAGTCATCACAGGATTTTATTCCAAATTCTTATG TTCAGTTATGGAGTGTGAATAATTACCACTGGTACTTGAAGCAGCAAATTGAATTTCCAGCCTCACTCAAAGAAAGAGTTGCTTGCTTTGAATGGGATCCAGAAGCTCCCCTGACTCTTCACATAATGACTACTG GAGGACATTACCATTATTATTCTTGGTGCTGGAACACAGTGCATAGTGAAGGAGCATGTGAAGAAAACATCTCCACGGTAGCCGTGATAGATGGAG CAAAGATTCTGTTAACTCCAATGAAACACATGGTGGTTCCTCCACCTATGTCTGCACACTTTGTGGAGCTTTCATCAACAGCAGTTATGGTCAGCTTTGACCCAGCACCCTCCTGTAATAACATGGCTGTTTTGCTGTCTAATGGGACTGTAGCTTTGTTCAAGTCACTAGGAAAAAATGGTGTGAAAGAAGAGTTCAAACCACCTGGAAAAGCACCAGAACTCGTTGGAACTTACAG TTTAGATACTGCTGATCACCCATCAGTGTGGAGAGGTCCTCTGTGTTGGCGTCAGCTGATTTGGTGGAGAGATAACACCCTGATTACAGTGGGATATGATAAAATGACGCGAACAGATGTATTGTGTGAACTGGAAATAAAGACAGAAAAAGACAATAATAGGATAAAAATCAG GCATAAGACTGTAACAGAAGAATCAGTTCTCCACTTGTGTGTTAGCCCATATACAGGTTCAGTTTTTGTGCAACTTCAAAGTGGAACTTTGCTAAGATACATTTCAG ATGAAAATCAAGCAAGTGTATTGCCATGGGAAAACAGTTTTGGTGAGGAAGTCACTTTTCTGCAACCATGTCAGACAATGAAGATTGCTTTAGTTGGAAATGAG GAAGTTGCCTTAGGTTTGACTGAACATTCAAGGTTATATGTTAATAGGAAAGAG GTGTCGTCAAACTGTACTTCCTTTGCAGTTCATGATGAATTTGTTCTACTTACGACGCATGCGCATACACTGCGGTGCATCAGTCTCTTGCCGGACACTCGCG GTTTACCTGTATTGTTGGAAGACAAATCACACCCGTTAGACGAAAACATCCGACGTGTTGAGAGAGGTTCGCGAATAGTTGTAGCTGTTACACAGGACACGAAGGTTGTGCTTCAG ATGCCTCGTGGTAATTTGGAGACCATACATCCCCGATCGCTTGTGCTGTCCTATTTACAAAAATGTTTGGATGG CCTTAACTATCGGGATGCGTTTATCGCTATGCGGAGACATAGAATCAACCTGAATTTGATACACGACCACAATTCTAAG CTGTTCCTTGATAATTTGGAGTCATTTATCAGTCAAGTGGATTCTGTGAACTTTATTAACCTCTTCTTGTCTGACCTCAA AGAGGAAGATGTTACTACTACAATGTATGCTGATTACTATTCACGGACAGGAAAAGC TGATGTGTCAGCTTCTGGTAGCAACAAAGTTGATCTAGTGTGTGATGCTATACGGACTAAGCTGGAAACCGCAGGACATAACAA ATATCTTCTGTCTATATTAACAACGTACGTGAGGAAAACCGACCCAGCTTTAGAACAAGTCTTGACAATCATCAAAGATTTAAAGG CATCCAATCCTGTAATCGCCAACGATACCGAATGTGTGACGTCAGAGGAAGCCCTCAAGTATGTGCTTCTTCTCGTTGATGTCAATCAAATGTACGATATAGCACTCGGGATGTACGATTTTGAATTGGTCCTTATGGTGGCTGAAAAATCACAGAAG gaCCCAAAAGAATATCTTCCATTTTTAAATAACCTTCGCAAAATGgaaacaaattttcagagatattcaATTGACAAGTATCTGAGACGTTACAGTAAGGCCATTAAACATTTGAGTTTGTGCG GCGATGAGCATTTTGAGGAGCTAGTTTCACTTGTAAAGGAACACTGTTTGTTCAAGGAAGCGCTGAAACTCTATCAAAAATCCACTCAGCAACACAAG GAGCTGTCGATTGCCTATGGAGAGTACCTTGTCGAAAATAACAAGCACGAAGAAGCTGGGATAG TATTTTCCTGTTGTGGGGCCCACGAACACGCACTGGCTTCATTCCAGAAGAGCGGGAACTGGAGACAAGTTTTTTGTATGACTTCTTTACTGTGTTACACAGATGAGCAAGTCATTTCATTGGCCAGGTCTGTGGCAG GTCAATTACAGGGGCACAAGTGGTGTCTTGAAGCTTCCAGAGTCTTGGAGGAATATGCCAAA GATCCAGAGGAAGCAATTGCTGTTCTTGTTGACGGGATGCATTGGGAAGAAGCTTTGAGACTG ATGTACAAGCATGACAGGACGGATGTAATTGAGACACATTTGAGGGAAGCTTTGGACGAAG CTTATCATCGTCATATAAGCTCAATTGAAGAACAGGAAGAGTTGTTTGAGAAATACACGAAGCGACTTCAGGTTGTGAGAGAAACGAAAGAGCGACAGAGTATAGAATTTCAAG aGGGTGGTTTGGCACGAGACGACACAGATCTTTTCTCTGACACAAGCAGCGTCGGAGATACCTCGGAGTACGTGACTAGTGCCAGCTCACGCGGAACAAGATCAACTGG GAGGTCCTCGAAAAATCGACGTAAAGCCGCAAGCAAGATGTACAGCTTGAAGGAAGGGAGCCGGTTTGAAGACCTTGCGTTAATGAAAGCACTTTCAGATATCATTCAAACTTTGCACAAGTCGACTG AAGATGTAAGCTCGTTGCTAAAGATGATGGTTTTATTCCACAATGAAGAACAAGCAGCAAATTTGCAGACAAACTTTGATAAACTCCTCACACTCGTAGAAAAATCCACTGGTATTATTTGGCCTTCAGAGGACACTTCAGGTTACCAGGATCAAGCGTCACAG GCGACAGGTCCAGGTGCTACTGTCAACAGCATTATAGCAGCCATGAGGAGCGGTGAACATTGTGCAGCGTCAATGAAGCGTCAAG ATGCGCCTGAAAGACCTCCCCCGCCAAGTGTTAAAATATCTGCAGGATGGAAGCTGGACCAACTACAGTAA